A DNA window from Setaria viridis chromosome 2, Setaria_viridis_v4.0, whole genome shotgun sequence contains the following coding sequences:
- the LOC117845346 gene encoding lysM domain receptor-like kinase 10 isoform X1, with the protein MLPLLLLVAGAASTAAASGDGCRVGCPLALAAYYFTAESNLTFIASLFNFPDYTALLPYNPNITDPNYIVTGARISVPFTCSCLALPADPTSTYLAGSIPSNLSRGESYGDVAAEFANLTTAAWLKATNRYPADKLPASGTIDATINCSCGDKSVSPRYGLFLTYPLWDGETLASAAEQYGFSSPAQMDLLRRYNPGMGGVSGKGIVFIPVKDTNGSYRPLESGNTLSGGAVAGIVIACIVILIVGIWLVVIYYRRQKMRKAKSLPCPEDSVQLGSASQAEGIKVNRSIQFSYEELCDATHNFSMEHKIGQGGFGSVYYAELRGEKAAIKKMDAKATQEFLAELKVLTHVHHLNLVHLIGYCVENCLFLVYEFIENGNLSQHLHGTGYEPLSWTSRERIALDSARGLEYIHEHTVPVYVHRDIKSANILIDKDLRAKVADFGLTKLTEIGTASRSLPTRVVGTFGYMPPEYARYGEVSPKVDVYAFGIVLYELISAKEAIVRSTEFTDTTSLVCLFEETLSMPNPTEALEELIDPRLAGDYPVDSVLKMANLAKSCTHEEPSMRPTMRSVVVALMALSSKDNELTRGLELSPRELRSG; encoded by the exons atgctccctctcctcctcctggtcGCCGGCGCAGCCTCTACGGCGGCAGCGTCCGGTGACGGTTGCCGCGTCGGCTGCCCGCTGGCCCTCGCCGCGTACTACTTCACGGCGGAGTCCAACCTCaccttcatcgcctccctctTCAACTTCCCCGACTACACCGCGCTGCTCCCTTACAACCCCAACATCACGGACCCGAACTACATCGTCACCGGCGCCCGGATCAGCGTCCCGTTCACCTGCTCGTGCCTCGCCCTCCCCGCCGACCCTACCTCCACCTACCTCGCCGGGTCGATCCCCAGCAATCTCTCCCGCGGCGAGTCGTACGGCGACGTCGCCGCGGAATTCGCCAACCTCACCACGGCCGCGTGGCTGAAGGCCACCAACAGGTACCCGGCGGATAAGTTACCGGCATCTGGGACGATTGATGCCACCATTAACTGCTCGTGCGGCGACAAGAGTGTGTCGCCGCGGTACGGGCTGTTCCTCACCTACCCGCTCTGGGACGGGGAGACGCTCGcctcggcggcggagcagtACGGGTTCTCGTCGCCGGCGCAAATGGACCTGCTCAGGAGGTATAATCCCGGGATGGGTGGGGTCTCCGGGAAGGGAATTGTGTTTATCCCGGTGAAAG ATACAAATGGTAGTTACCGCCCTCTGGAAT CAGGAAATACTCTTTCTGGAGGAGCAGTAGCAGGAATTGTGATAGCCTGTATTGTTATTTTGATTGTGGGGATCTGGCTGGTTGTCATTTATTATAGGCGGCAAAAAATGAGAAAGGCCAAATCACTCCCATGTCCAGAGGATTCGGTCCAACTTG GCAGTGCTTCACAAGCTGAGGGCATTAAGGTTAACAGATCCATACAGTTCTCATATGAAGAACTTTGCGATGCTACACACAACTTTAGTATGGAGCATAAAATTGGGCAAGGTGGTTTTGGCTCTGTTTATTATGCTGAGCTTAGAGGCGAG AAAGCTGCCATAAAGAAAATGGATGCAAAGGCAACTCAAGAATTCCTCGCTGAACTGAAGGTTTTGACGCATGTCCATCACTTGAATCTG GTGCACTTAATTGGTTATTGTGTCGAGAATTGCTTGTTCCTTGTTTATGAATTTATTGAGAATGGAAACCTAAGCCAGCATCTCCATGGGACTG GATATGAACCTCTTTCATGGACCAGTAGAGAGCGAATAGCCCTTGATTCAGCAAGAGGTCTCGAGTATATTCATGAACACACTGTTCCAGTGTATGTTCATCGGGATATCAAGTCTGCAAATATCCTGATAGACAAAGACCTTCGAGCAAAG GTAGCAGATTTTGGACTGACAAAGCTTACAGAAATTGGAACTGCATCACGGTCACTTCCAACACGAGTTGTTGGTACATTTGGTTACATGCCTCCAGA GTATGCTCGATATGGAGAGGTTTCTCCTAAAGTGGATGTCTATGCTTTTGGTATCGTCTTGTATGAACTTATTTCAGCCAAAGAAGCTATTGTGAGATCAACAGAATTCACAGATACAACAAGCCTGGTTTGTCTG TTTGAGGAGACTCTGAGCATGCCAAACCCCACggaagctcttgaggaactgaTTGATCCAAGGCTAGCAGGTGACTATCCCGTTGACTCGGTTCTGAAG ATGGCGAACCTTGCGAAGTCATGCACGCATGAAGAGCCCAGCATGAGGCCCACGATGAGATCTGTGGTGGTTGCTCTCATGGCGCTCTCATCCAAGGACAATGAGCTAACTCGGGGACTGGAACTCTCTCCCAGAGAACTAAGATCTGGTTAG
- the LOC117845346 gene encoding lysM domain receptor-like kinase 10 isoform X2: protein MLPLLLLVAGAASTAAASGDGCRVGCPLALAAYYFTAESNLTFIASLFNFPDYTALLPYNPNITDPNYIVTGARISVPFTCSCLALPADPTSTYLAGSIPSNLSRGESYGDVAAEFANLTTAAWLKATNRYPADKLPASGTIDATINCSCGDKSVSPRYGLFLTYPLWDGETLASAAEQYGFSSPAQMDLLRRYNPGMGGVSGKGIVFIPVKDTNGSYRPLESGNTLSGGAVAGIVIACIVILIVGIWLVVIYYRRQKMRKAKSLPCPEDSVQLGSASQAEGIKVNRSIQFSYEELCDATHNFSMEHKIGQGGFGSVYYAELRGEKAAIKKMDAKATQEFLAELKVLTHVHHLNLVHLIGYCVENCLFLVYEFIENGNLSQHLHGTGYEPLSWTSRERIALDSARGLEYIHEHTVPVYVHRDIKSANILIDKDLRAKVETFHENRPCLSHLMCNINGTLQVADFGLTKLTEIGTASRSLPTRVVGTFGYMPPEYARYGEVSPKVDVYAFGIVLYELISAKEAIVRSTEFTDTTSLVCLFEETLSMPNPTEALEELIDPRLAGDYPVDSVLKMANLAKSCTHEEPSMRPTMRSVVVALMALSSKDNELTRGLELSPRELRSG, encoded by the exons atgctccctctcctcctcctggtcGCCGGCGCAGCCTCTACGGCGGCAGCGTCCGGTGACGGTTGCCGCGTCGGCTGCCCGCTGGCCCTCGCCGCGTACTACTTCACGGCGGAGTCCAACCTCaccttcatcgcctccctctTCAACTTCCCCGACTACACCGCGCTGCTCCCTTACAACCCCAACATCACGGACCCGAACTACATCGTCACCGGCGCCCGGATCAGCGTCCCGTTCACCTGCTCGTGCCTCGCCCTCCCCGCCGACCCTACCTCCACCTACCTCGCCGGGTCGATCCCCAGCAATCTCTCCCGCGGCGAGTCGTACGGCGACGTCGCCGCGGAATTCGCCAACCTCACCACGGCCGCGTGGCTGAAGGCCACCAACAGGTACCCGGCGGATAAGTTACCGGCATCTGGGACGATTGATGCCACCATTAACTGCTCGTGCGGCGACAAGAGTGTGTCGCCGCGGTACGGGCTGTTCCTCACCTACCCGCTCTGGGACGGGGAGACGCTCGcctcggcggcggagcagtACGGGTTCTCGTCGCCGGCGCAAATGGACCTGCTCAGGAGGTATAATCCCGGGATGGGTGGGGTCTCCGGGAAGGGAATTGTGTTTATCCCGGTGAAAG ATACAAATGGTAGTTACCGCCCTCTGGAAT CAGGAAATACTCTTTCTGGAGGAGCAGTAGCAGGAATTGTGATAGCCTGTATTGTTATTTTGATTGTGGGGATCTGGCTGGTTGTCATTTATTATAGGCGGCAAAAAATGAGAAAGGCCAAATCACTCCCATGTCCAGAGGATTCGGTCCAACTTG GCAGTGCTTCACAAGCTGAGGGCATTAAGGTTAACAGATCCATACAGTTCTCATATGAAGAACTTTGCGATGCTACACACAACTTTAGTATGGAGCATAAAATTGGGCAAGGTGGTTTTGGCTCTGTTTATTATGCTGAGCTTAGAGGCGAG AAAGCTGCCATAAAGAAAATGGATGCAAAGGCAACTCAAGAATTCCTCGCTGAACTGAAGGTTTTGACGCATGTCCATCACTTGAATCTG GTGCACTTAATTGGTTATTGTGTCGAGAATTGCTTGTTCCTTGTTTATGAATTTATTGAGAATGGAAACCTAAGCCAGCATCTCCATGGGACTG GATATGAACCTCTTTCATGGACCAGTAGAGAGCGAATAGCCCTTGATTCAGCAAGAGGTCTCGAGTATATTCATGAACACACTGTTCCAGTGTATGTTCATCGGGATATCAAGTCTGCAAATATCCTGATAGACAAAGACCTTCGAGCAAAGGTTGAAACCTTTCATGAAAACCGTCCATGTCTTAGTCATCTTATGTGCAATATCAATGGTACCTTGCAGGTAGCAGATTTTGGACTGACAAAGCTTACAGAAATTGGAACTGCATCACGGTCACTTCCAACACGAGTTGTTGGTACATTTGGTTACATGCCTCCAGA GTATGCTCGATATGGAGAGGTTTCTCCTAAAGTGGATGTCTATGCTTTTGGTATCGTCTTGTATGAACTTATTTCAGCCAAAGAAGCTATTGTGAGATCAACAGAATTCACAGATACAACAAGCCTGGTTTGTCTG TTTGAGGAGACTCTGAGCATGCCAAACCCCACggaagctcttgaggaactgaTTGATCCAAGGCTAGCAGGTGACTATCCCGTTGACTCGGTTCTGAAG ATGGCGAACCTTGCGAAGTCATGCACGCATGAAGAGCCCAGCATGAGGCCCACGATGAGATCTGTGGTGGTTGCTCTCATGGCGCTCTCATCCAAGGACAATGAGCTAACTCGGGGACTGGAACTCTCTCCCAGAGAACTAAGATCTGGTTAG
- the LOC117845349 gene encoding uncharacterized protein, which yields MPRAAGGRLRAAYLPMLVERRPAKPGVLVVTYIAEHCHAVPTMLNALAGTTRHRSASSDGDRHQASHGASDEASAGRRKEDSADASSMTVDGGGGAEMADDENEPWQQADMALDDYPLDLDDFLGPFEDGFDRFFEDDDGVLERRVSL from the coding sequence ATGCCTcgtgcggccggcgggcggctcCGAGCGGCGTATCTCCCAATGCTGGTGGAGCGCAGACCGGCCAAGCCCGGGGTGCTCGTCGTCACCTACATCGCGGAGCACTGCCACGCCGTGCCGACGATGCTCAACGCGCTGGCCGGGACCACGCGGCACAGGTCGGCGTCGTCCGACGGCGACCGCCACCAGGCGTCCCACGGCGCGTCGGACGAGGCGTCCGCCGGCAGGCGCAAGGAGGACAGCGCCGACGCGTCCTCCATGACcgtggacggaggcggcggcgcggagatgGCCGACGACGAGAACGAGCCGTGGCAGCAGGCGGATATGGCGCTGGACGACTATCCGTTGGATTTGGACGATTTCCTGGGGCCGTTTGAGGACGGCTTCGATCGGTTcttcgaggacgacgacggtgttCTTGAACGCCGGGTGTCACTGTAG